The genomic DNA TGCTGCTGGATATACAGGTGATATCGGCGACGCATCAGGACCTGCAGGCCATGATTGGCGAAAAGCGCTTTCGCGAAGACCTTTATTATCGCCTGTGCGGGATGCGCATGAGGTTACCGGCCCTGCGTGAGCGCAGCGACCGCCGCGAGCTGATCGATGCGCTGCTCTCTGGCTTGTCGGCCGGGTCGGGGTTGCGTTTGAGCGCCGAAGCGCATCGTTGCCTGCTGGGCCATGCGTGGCCGGGAAATGTGCGCCAACTGCTCAACGCCCTGCGCCAGGCGGTAGCGCTGGCCGAGGGCGGTGTGATCGAACTGGCCGACTTGCCCCGGGAGTTGCTGGACAGTGCAGCGCCTGCGCAGCCTGCAGCGCTCGAGCAGCAGGTGGAAGACCTTCAGATGCGGCATTTGCTGGAGGTCTTGAAGCGTGAGCGCTGGAACATGAGCGCTGCGGCGCAGGCGTTGGGCATTTCGCGCTCGACGCTTTACCGCAAGATGAAGCGCTACGGGATCGTGCAGCCGAACCTGTTGGGGTGACCGGCGATCACCGGCGAAGCCGGTGCCCTGCACCCCAGCGTCTGTATCGCAGACAAGACAGGTTCGCTGGGGTGTAGACTTACCCCTGGATGTACACCACCTGGGTGCGCGTGTACTCATACAGACCATGCTTGCCATCCGCCCCGCCGATACCGGACTTGCGCGCACCGGCGTGGAAGCCCTGCATGGCTTCGAAGTTCTCGCGGTTGATGTAGGTCTCGCCAAAGTCGATCTCGCGGCAAGCCTTGAGCGCTGCATTCAGGTCACGGGTATAGAGTGACGAGGTCAGCCCGTACTCGCTGTCATTGGCCAAGGCAATCGCCTCGTCCAGATCGTCGACCACTTGGATAGGCAGTACCGGTCCGAAGATCTCCTTGCGCATGATCTCCATGTCCGCCGTACAGCCGGCGAGCACGGTCGGCTGGTAATGGAACCCGGCGCCAAGGTCGGCGACCTGCCCCCCGGTCACCAACTTGGCACCCTGCCCTACGGCCGTGCGCACCATCTGCGCCACCTTGTCGAGGCCGGCCTGGTTGATCAGCGGCCCCATGTCCAGGTCGGCCTGGCGCGAGGGGTCGCCATAGCGGGTGGCCGCCATGGCCTGGCCTACCTTGTCGACGAAGGCGTCGGCCACCTTGCGCTCCACATACACCCGTTCGGCACAGTTGCAAACCTGGCCGGTGTTGATCACGCGCGAGGCAACGATGGCTTTAACTGCCAGGTCGAGGTCGGCATCAGCCAGCACGATCGCCGGGGCCTTGCCACCCAGTTCGAGGTTCAGCTTGGTGATGTTCGGGGCGGCGGCGGCCATGATCCGCGCGCCGGTCGCCACGCTGCCGGTGAAGCTCACCAGGTCGACACCGGCATGGCTCGACAGGCCGTGACCGACACTCGCCCCTTTGCCACCAACCACGTTGAACACGCCAGCGGGCAGGTCTGTCTCGGCCACCAACTGGGCAAACGCGTAGCAATTGATGGGCGTTTCCTCGCTGGGCTTGATCACGATGGTATTGCCAGTGAGCAGCGCCGGCGCCATCTTGCGTGCGATGAGGAAGAAAGGGAAATTCCACGGCAGAATCCCCGCCACCACGCCCAATGGCTTGCGCATCAGGAAGATGTGTTCGTGGGCACGGTCGCTGCTGAGTACCTCGCCCTCCAGGCGGCGCGCCCATTCGGCCATGTAGTCCAGGTAGTCGGCGGTAAAGCTGACCTCGACCTGGGCCAGCGCCGGCACCTTGCCGCCCTCCTGGGTAATGATCCGCGCCAGGCGCTCGGCATTGGCCCGTACCTTGCCGGCGATCTGGCGCAAGTAGCCTGCCCGCTCAAGGGCTGTCTTCGCCGCCCAGCCCTTTTGCGCCTTGCGTGCTGCTGCGATGGCGCGCTCCACCTGTTCAGCCGGTGTTTCTGGCACCCGGCCGAGCAGCTGGGCATTAGCCGGGTTGTAGACCTCGATCAGCGCCTCGCTGGGCACAAACGCGTTGTCGATGAAGTTCTGGTAGGTCGTGTCTGTCATGCTCGTGTCACTCCTGTGGTGTGTTATCGGCCAGTGGCGGCTGGGCGACGGGCTTGGCGCTGAACCGCTGCCAGGCATCGCCTTCGGCCTTCAAGTCATGGGCGCGCTTGATCAGGTACTGGTGCACCTGCTCGACCTGCTCGGGTTTGAGGTTGTCGGCGAACGAAGGCATGCCATCGGGTACGCGCCCGCCATAGAGGATGCCGAGGAACATCTGGTGCTTTTCGGCAGTGAGCTTGCGCAGGTCGGGCAGCACACCACCACTGACGGCGTGGATACCGTGGCATTGCGAGCAGTTGCCGTCATACAGGGCTGCCCCGGCAGCGACCGTTTGCGCATCGGCGGTCAACGCGGGCGGCTCCGGTGCATCGGCCGGTGGCGCCGGCTCACGCAACTTGGCGGTACCGCCGATCTTGTAGGTCAGCACCTGGGCGAACGGCTGCACGCCCGCACGCAATGACAGCGCCCCGGCAAAGGTAGAAAACGCCCCGCCCCAGCCGGCCATGAACGTCACGTACTGCTCGCCGTCCACCGAATAGGTGATCGGCGCAGCCATCACGCCGCTGGCGGCGGGCGACTCCCAGAGCTTTTTGCCCGAATCGGCGGCGTAGGCGATCACCCGGCCGTCGGCGCTACCCTCGAACACCAGGTTGCCGCCAGTGCTCAGGGTGCCACCGTTGAAGATGGTGATGTACGGCACCTCCCACGCCGGCGCCTGCTTGACCGGGTCCCATGCGATCAGCTTGCCCGACCAGCTCTTGGCCATGTCCAGCAGGCCTTCGGCGCCTTCAGGCATCATGCCGGTGCGCAGCCCCAACTGGTAAACGCTCTTGAACGGGTTGCGCTTCGGCGCCTCGGGGATGTGCTCGTAGTAGGCCGACATGATATGCGCCGGGATGTACACCAGGCCCGTGTCAGGGTTGTAGGACATTGGGTGCCAATCGTGGGCACCCCAGAACGCCG from Pseudomonas putida includes the following:
- the aldA gene encoding aldehyde dehydrogenase, coding for MTDTTYQNFIDNAFVPSEALIEVYNPANAQLLGRVPETPAEQVERAIAAARKAQKGWAAKTALERAGYLRQIAGKVRANAERLARIITQEGGKVPALAQVEVSFTADYLDYMAEWARRLEGEVLSSDRAHEHIFLMRKPLGVVAGILPWNFPFFLIARKMAPALLTGNTIVIKPSEETPINCYAFAQLVAETDLPAGVFNVVGGKGASVGHGLSSHAGVDLVSFTGSVATGARIMAAAAPNITKLNLELGGKAPAIVLADADLDLAVKAIVASRVINTGQVCNCAERVYVERKVADAFVDKVGQAMAATRYGDPSRQADLDMGPLINQAGLDKVAQMVRTAVGQGAKLVTGGQVADLGAGFHYQPTVLAGCTADMEIMRKEIFGPVLPIQVVDDLDEAIALANDSEYGLTSSLYTRDLNAALKACREIDFGETYINRENFEAMQGFHAGARKSGIGGADGKHGLYEYTRTQVVYIQG